A genomic region of Streptomyces rimosus contains the following coding sequences:
- a CDS encoding transposase, producing the protein MRELLADGRLPPSWIPPRQVLKMRTLLRLYKDLRDEHTAWVQRIHATLFHHGVAAPTGDLLAADHRARLASGDGLSPAAHQAVLAALRTLNALENEMAPLRRRLTAFARKQPGCATLLEHYGVGPVTAVAIWAELGNARRFSSSRQAVRHTGLDVTVYSSDTKRSPDRLARQGPPLLRWALFEAAKCAARPSAPDYAYYQQVKARCGGNRAALSVARKLVRRAHHALRALGGEALAAV; encoded by the coding sequence ATCCGCGAACTGCTCGCCGACGGGCGTCTTCCCCCGTCCTGGATTCCGCCCCGGCAGGTCCTAAAGATGCGCACCCTCCTGCGGCTCTACAAGGACCTGCGCGACGAGCACACCGCCTGGGTCCAGCGCATCCACGCCACGCTCTTCCACCACGGCGTCGCCGCGCCCACCGGGGACCTCCTCGCAGCCGACCACCGGGCCCGGCTGGCCAGCGGCGACGGACTGTCACCCGCCGCCCACCAAGCCGTCCTGGCCGCGCTGCGGACGCTCAATGCCCTGGAAAACGAAATGGCCCCGCTCCGCCGCCGGCTGACCGCCTTCGCACGCAAGCAGCCCGGATGCGCAACCCTGCTGGAGCACTACGGCGTCGGGCCGGTCACCGCGGTGGCCATCTGGGCCGAGCTCGGCAACGCGCGCCGCTTCTCCTCCTCCCGCCAGGCCGTCCGCCACACGGGACTGGACGTGACCGTCTATTCGTCCGACACCAAACGCAGCCCCGACCGCCTGGCCCGCCAGGGACCGCCGCTGCTGCGATGGGCGCTGTTCGAAGCCGCCAAGTGCGCCGCCCGGCCCAGTGCCCCCGACTACGCCTACTACCAGCAGGTCAAAGCCAGGTGCGGTGGCAACCGGGCCGCGCTGTCGGTGGCCCGCAAACTCGTCCGCCGGGCCCATCATGCCCTGCGGGCCCTCGGCGGCGAGGCGCTCGCCGCGGTGTGA